In bacterium, the genomic stretch GTATTGAACGTCCTTCTGAACCTGATGATCTATCACGGGGCAGGAAATGTCAGCACCTATACGGCGCTTGTCGCTCACAGTGGCGGCAATGACATGTATCAAGCCGCTGCTGCGATGTGTAACGGCTTGTCCGGATTCAACCATGGTGGTGCGGCCTATCAGGGCTTGCGCTTTGTCCTCAACGATCTCAACATCGAGAACTGCTCGGACCGAGAAGCTCTGCGTGCGATCGCGAAAGAGCTCATCCAGCGAGGACTTCCGATCTGGTGTGTCGGACATCGCATCTTGCGTGGTTCGAACGACGACCCGCGCGCTGCGGTGGCAAAGAAGTTGATCGAAGAAATCGCTTCGCGCCACAAGCACGGAGAAGTCCTCTTGCGCCGTGCTAGCATCTGGTATG encodes the following:
- a CDS encoding citrate/2-methylcitrate synthase, whose translation is VLNVLLNLMIYHGAGNVSTYTALVAHSGGNDMYQAAAAMCNGLSGFNHGGAAYQGLRFVLNDLNIENCSDREALRAIAKELIQRGLPIWCVGHRILRGSNDDPRAAVAKKLIEEIASRHKHGEVLLRRASIWYEVAVEEIVTAKPGIGFQAVNIDGYTGLLAYLAGLIPEKDAASIAGLFFAVSRTAGALAECFWSGVSGKVALIRPSVVTMELLTRLAQEA